The Lipingzhangella halophila genome segment TGCGCGGCCACGGCCGCCATCGCGGCCGAGATCCACACCGCGCTCCCGGTCACCAGGCCGAACACCGCGGATCCGGCGGCGGGCATACCGGCGCCGATCATGGTCGCGCTGGTCAGCACCGCGAGGAGCGCACCCGCGACGAACACGACCGCCAGGGCCGCCGCCAGCGGCGCGTAGCGCCCCACCCCCGTCGAGCCCAGCAGCTCGCGCCGGCCGGCCTGCTCGTCGGTGCGGGTGTGGCGCACCACGAAAACCACGGCGCCGAGCGCGGCGAGTAGGGTCGCGGCACCGAAGGATTCCTGCACGAGAAGGTCGTCGATGCCGGTGCCGTACACGGGTCCCTGGAAGAGCTTGAACATCGGGACCTCGACCATGACCTGGTCGTAGCGCGTCTGGCGCGCCTCGGTGGTCGGGTACAGCGCCTCCCGGGTGCCCGCCCGGCCAGCGGACACGCCCCAGCTCAGCAGCAGCCAGACCGCCAGCATGACGCGGTCGCGGCGCAGCAGCAGCCGGGTCAGCATGCCGGTTCCGGTGAGCGGGCTCGCGGTACCGGCCGGGGAGGCGCCATCCGAAGCGCGGGTGGTCGTGCTCATCGGGACACCCCCGAGACTTCGCCCTCGCCGGCCGGTTCTGCCTGGTAGTGGCGCAGGAACAGCTCCTCCAGGGTGGGCGGCTGCACGGTGACGTCGACGATTCCCAGCGCGTGGAGGTGCACCAGGACGTCGCCGATCCGGGCGGTGTCGACCTGGCAGCGGACCTGGTGGCCCTCGGTGCGCAGGTCGTGCACGCCCGCGAGGTCGCTCAGCCCGCTGGGCGCGGCGGCGACCTCTGCCGATACCGAGGACCGGGTGAGGTGGCGCAGCTGCGCCAGGGTCCCCGCCTCGACCGTCGCGCCGTCGCGGATGATCGTCACCCGGTCGCACACCGCCTCAACCTCGCCGAGGATGTGGCTGGAGAGCAGAACGGTGCGGCCCCTGGCGCGCTCCTCGGCGACACACTCGCGGAAAACCGCCTCCATCAGGGGGTCCAACCCGGCGGTCGGTTCGTCGAGCACCAGGAGTTCGGCGTCACTGGCCAGGGCCGCGACCAGCGCCACCTTCTGCCGGTTGCCGGTGGAGTAGGTCCGGCACCGCTTACCCGGGTCGAGCGCGAAGCGCCGCACAAGGTCGTCGCGGCGCTGGCGGTCGGCCCCGCCGCGCAGCCGTCCCAGCAGGTCGATCACCTCGCCGCCGGTGAGGGTGGGCCACAGGGTGACGTCTCCGGGGACGTAGACCATGCGGCGGTGCAGCTCCACCGCACGGTGCCACGGGTCCTGCCCGAGAAGCCGTACCGTGCCCGCGTCCGGGCGTACCAGGCCGAGCAGGACGCGCAGTGTGGTGGACTTGCCGGCTCCGTTCGGGCCGAGGAAGCCGTGTACCTCGCCCGCGTGGACACTCATGTCCAGACCGTCCAGGGCCCGTGTCGTTCCGAAGGTTTTCGCCAGCGCCCGGATCTCAACTGTCTCGGTCATGGCCGTCCTCCTTCCTCGGCGGCGCGGAGGTCTCGCGCTGGTGGTTGTGGGCGGCCTCGCGGACGCGCTCTCCGGCGTCGGACGCCGCGAACTCGGCCATGGAGGTGTAGACGTCGAACATCGCCAGGCCGATGCGCGCCGTGTTCTCCGTGGCCAGGACGTCGACCCCCATTCGGCGCGAGAGGTGCTCGTGCAGCACGACCGTCGCGTGGTGCATCGCGGCCATCACGGCGGCGGTGTCGCGTGTCTTGGCCGAGCCCGGTGGGAAGCGCTCGGGCCAGGTGCGGCTCAGGAACTCCTCGGTGGCGTCGGCACCACTGTCGAAGAACGCCGCCGCCGAGGGGGAGCCGTCGACCATGGCACGGCCGATGTAGCGGACGACGAGCGGGCCCCACTCGAAAACCTTGGCGAGGGCGTCCGGGTTGGTGGACCCACCGCCGGTGACGCCGTAGCTGTCGAGGTTGCCCATGGTTTCGACGGCGTAGGTGTCGCAGGCCCGCCGCAGCTCCTCCTTGGTGCCGAAGTGGTGCTGGACCAGCCCGACCGAGACGCCCGCGGCCTCGGCGACGCTCTTGATGGTCGTGCCGGTGTACCCGCGTTCGGCGAACTGCGCGAGCGCGGCGTCCCGGATGCGGGCGCGGGCGGTCAGATCCTCGGGCGGCCGGTCGCCCGAACGGTTTACTGGATACATATATCGCAGACTATATGAACATATTGCCTGCAGTCCATACGGCGATGGGTGGATGAATGGCGGTCCCGCTCTCCCGGGCGCCGCACGGGCGGCGCCGATCAGTACACGGGGTCTGAGGTTCGGGCCACCGCGGACGGCGGCGGTGTTCAGCGGCCGTCCAGCGCCCGGGAGAGCAGGTCGATGAGGGTGCGGCGTTCGGTCTCGTCCAGCGTTCCGAGTAGCGCGCGTTCGGCGTCGGCGACGCGGTGCTGGCCCTGCTGTTGGGTGTGCCTTCCAGCCGGGGTCAGGGTGAGCAGGTGGGCGCGCCGGTCGGTGGGACTGCGGCGCCGTTCGAGCAGCCCGGCCCGGTCGAGGCCGTCGACGACGGTGACGATCGTGGTCCGGTCGATCCCGAGGCGCTGACCCAGTTCCTGCTGGGTCATGGGGCCTTCATCGGCGAGCACGCTCAGTACCGCGTGCTGCTTGACGTCGATGCCGAGCGCGCCGAGCTCGCCGGACTCGCGCTCAAGGCAGCGCAGGTGGAGTTTGCCCAGGACGAAGCTGACGCGGCTGAGCATCGACGGCGGATACCCACTGGCCATGGCCGAAGGTTAGCAGCCGAGCTGAATAACTCTTGTACTGATTATCAGTCCTACTGTTATAGTTTCCGCGTTCGGATGTCTGAGAGAGGGCAGGAAGGCGGGTAGCTATGCGGGTCGTGCGCGCAACGCGTTTCGGGGGGAGCGAGGTGCTGGAACCCGGCCAGGCGCCGGACCGGGTCGCCGGACCGGGCCAGGCCGTGGTGCGGGTGGCCGCGGCCGACACCCTGTTCCTCGACATCGTGATCCGGCGCGGCTCAGCCGGACCGTGGGGCGTGCGCCCGCCGTACGTGCCGGGCGCGGGGATCGCCGGAGAGGTGAGCTCGGTTGGGCCCGGCGTTGACGCCGCCTGGGTGGGCCGCCGCGTCGCCGTCAAGTCCGGCACTGGCGGTCCGCGACCCCAGGTCGAGACCATCGCCCAGGCCGCCGCGCGGACCACACCGACCGGGGGATACGCCGAGCACGCCGTGGTCGCCGAGGAAGCCATGATCCCCGTTCCGGAGGCCCTCGGGCTGCGCGAGGCGGCCGCTCTGGTCAACGACGGCCTGACCGCCATGCTGCTGGCCGAGGCCGCCCGGGTGCGGCCGGGCGAACGCGTGCTGGTCACCCCCGCCGGCGGCGGCCTGGGCTGCCTGCTGGTGCAGCTCGCCCACGCGGCCGGCGCGCGGGTGTTCGCCGGTGCCGGCGATCCCCGCAAGCTGGAGCTGGCCCGCGAACTGGGGGCCGCGGTCACCGTGGACTACGCGCGGCCGGGCTGGACCGACCGGCTCCGCGAGGCGGCCGGGGGAGCGGGAATGGACGTGGTGCTCGACGGTGTCGGCGGCGAGGTCGGGCGTTCCTCGTTCGGGCTGGCTGGGCGCGGCGGCCGGTTCGTCGCATTCGGTTCCCCCTCCGGCGGGTTCACCGCGGTCAGCGCGCAAGAGGCCGGCGCGGACGAGGTGCGGGTCATCTCGATCCTGGATCTGGAGTGGACTCCGGCCGATGAGCGCCGGCTGCCCGAGCAGGCGCTGCACGCGGCGGCCGAAGGACGGATCAGGCCCGTCATCGGCCAGACCTTCCCGCTGGAGAAGGCCGCCGAGGCCCACGCCGCGATCGAGGCCCGGGACGTCGTCGGCAAGACCCTGCTCCTGCCCTGAGTCCCGACGGCGATCGGCCCGTCCGACACTGCACCAGCCGTGCGGCGCCGTGACTCTCGGGGCGGCCGCGTCGCCCGTGCGCACGCCCCGGTCCGCTACGCGGGCCGGGTCCTCCCGGCCTCAGAACTCCTGGCCGGACTGGCCGGTGGTGCCCGGCGCCATGCCGCGCACGCGCCGCAGATGCAGGTGCCGCGACAGCCGGATGGCGGGGCGGATGAGCAGTTGCACGCTGCCGAGCAGGAAGAACCAGGTGCCTAGGGTGGTCCATTCCGGCGAGAAGAACATGACGCTTCCGATGGTGAACCACACGGCGATGAGGATGTCGTTGGCGATGCTGACGACCTCGTAGCGCTGCCGGATGACCAGCTCCTCACGGCCGAGCTTGATCCGCAGCGATCGGTCGTCGCCGGCAGGGCACATGGGTGAATTGTCGCAGGCCATTGGAAAGATGTCTTACTCCAAGCCAGCGAGCCCGCAGCGCGGCGCATGGGAGGTGGGGAAATGGCGCGGTACGTGGCGCTGCTTCGCGGTGTCAACGTCGGCAAGCACAACCGGGTGGCAATGGCCCGGCTTCGCGAGCTCCTGGAGGGGCTCGGGTACCAGGAGGTTCGCACGCTCCTGCAAAGCGGCAACGCCGTCTTCAGCGCACCCGGGCGGCCCACCGCGCAGCTCGCCTCCGAGATCCAGCAGCGTCTCGCCAGTGAGCTGGGCCTAACGGTGGACGTGACGGTGCGGACCGCACCGGAGCTTCGCGCGGTCGTTGCGGCCAACCCGCTCGACGTGGGCGACCCGGCCCGGTTCCTCGTGGTGTTCCTGCCCCGGGCCCCGGAACCGGAACAGCTGGCCAGGGTTACCGCTGAGGCCCGCCCCTCCGAGGAGATGCGGGTCGGCGAACGCGAGCTGTACCTGTGGTGCCCGCAGGGCATCCGCGAGGCCCGGCTTCCCCTTGCCGTCCAACGGCATCTGGGCGGTACGGCACGCAACTGGACCACGACCGCCAAGCTCGCGGACCTGGCCGAGAGCTGAGGCCGGCTCGGGGCCGGGGCGACGCGGATCGCCATGGGCGTGACGAGGTCGGCCATCGCCCAAAGCCGCGGCATCCCCCGGGGAGGCCAGGATCCGTCGGTCGCCATTGGATCGGTCACCCCATTTGGCCACGTGCCGCACCGGGCGGTACACATCAGGCGCGAGTAGCGTAGACGACCATCGCGCGTGGTCCGGACCGCCGCTGTACGCGGCGATCCGGCGCGTGGTGACGCCGGCTGACGCGGCTGGCAGAATGTGCCGCGCTCAACCCGGCGCGGCGGTATCGCGCCGGTTCTTACACAGCCGCGCCACTGGGGGCATGCGTGGGGAAGTTCCAGACGACCGTGCCGACGGCCGACGAAGCGTCGATGCTGGGTGTCCGGCCTCGGGCACGGCACGACGTGATGTACGCGCAGACAAACCGGGGTGTGTACCTGCACTGTTCGGACACCCAGTTCGCCCTGACGGGCCCCACCACCTACCGGCTGGTCAGTTCGATCCTGCCGTACCTGGACGGGCGCAGCACGGTCGCCGAACTGTGCGACGGGCTGACCGAGGCCAACCGCACGGCGGTCATCCGGCTCCTGCGGACCCTGATCGACCGCGGTTTCGTCCGTGACCAGGCCGCGGGCCAGGAACCGCGGCTGCCGCGGGAGACCCTGGACGAGTTCGCCCCGCTGGTGAACTACGTCGAGCACTACGTCGACGACGCGGCCAACCGGTTCGCCGACTTCCTCGACACCCGGGTACTCATCCTCGGCGGGTCCGCCATCGGCCCGGCGACCGCCGCGAGCCTGCGCCGCAACGGACTGCCGGACGCGAACGTCCGGGTGGTCGACCCGGCCGGATCGGGATCGCTCGACGGGTACGACCCGCGCGCCTTCGAAGTGACCGTCGTCACATCGGACGCTGCCGCGGTCCTGCCCCGCATCGAGGCCGGCGACGGCCCCGTCGTGCTGCCGATAATGCTGGTCGGCCGGTACGCCGTGCTCGGCCCGATGGTCAGGCCGGGTGCCGCGCCCTGCTGGACCTGCGCGCGGCTGCGGCTGGGCGCCAACCTTCCGCCGGAGCTCGCGGCCGATATGTGGCGCGAGAGCGCGCTGCCGGGCCTGCCCGCGAGCGCGGCCACCATCGAGGAGCCGGTAGGCCGGATGCTGGGCAACGCCCTCGCCTTCGACGTGTTCCGGTTGCGCACCGGCGCGAACCCGGCGGAGACCGACGGTGCGCTCCTCATACAGGATCTCGACACCCTGGAGACCACGCGCACCCCGGTGCACCCCCACCCCGCGTGCCCCCGGTGCGGGGCGCTGGCCCCGCCCGCCGCGCCCGCGCCAGATGCCGCGGAGGACGCCACCGAGGAGGAACGCCGGCAGGCGCGACAGGCGCCGCTGTTCGGCCGGCACGCCGGAGTGCTCCACGGCTACGCCGACGACCCGCTCCCGCAGTCGCCATTGCGGGTCGGTCGCGTGCGGTTCGGAGCGCCGGCGCGGCTGGAGAACGGCGCGCGCGACATCACGGCCTTCGACCTGTACACCACACTCGGCGCGCGGGTGCGCGCGTTCTCCGCGGCTGCCCTGTGCTATGTCGACGCCGTGCGGACCGGCCACGCGCTTCCCGCCACACCCGAGCCCACCACCGAACCCGTCCCCGCCGGGCGGCTGGCGACCCGGACCGGTCTGCCCGACGACACCGCAGCCGGCCCGTGGCTGCCCGCCACCTCGCTGGTCAGCGGGGATGAGCGGGCCGTGCCCGCCGCCGCGGTCTACCCGTACTCGGAGCTCAACGGCGCCATGGTGGTCGAGCGCACCGCGGCCGGCGGCGGATGCGGCGAGACCCTCGCCGAAGCGCGGCTCGCGGGGCTGCTGTCGGCCCTCACCCATCGGGGCCTGGGCGCGGCGGCCGCCGGGCAGCAATGCGGAACCATCGCGGTCGCCCAGTTCGAGGGCGGCGACGGCGACGCCACCACCGGCACGGCCATCGCGTTCCTGCTGCGCGCGCTGGGCCGGTTCGAGGGTGAGACGGCGTTGCTGGATCTCCCCGCGGCCGAGCCCGCCCACGCCGTGCTGGCCCGGCACGCGGGCACCGGCGCGTGGGCGACCGGCAGCGGGCTGTCTCGGGACGCCGCCGTTCTGGCGGCACTGCGGGATCTACTGGGGCTTCTGCAGCTCGGCGCGGGCGACCCCGGCGGCGCCGAAGGGCCCGATCTGGGCAACGTTCTGCTCGCCGGCTTCGACCCGCGGGCCGTCGCGTGCGCGCCCGCGGGGCCCCGTCCGGACACCACCGAAGAGGGACTGGTGGCGGGCGTGCGCGCGGCCGGGCACGACGCCCTCGTCGTCGAGACCACCCCGATGGACCTCCACGGGGCCGGATTCCGCACCGTACGTGTCCTGTTCGTGCCCTAGCCCTGGAGGTTCGCATGTCCACTGCGGCCGAGCCGGCGACGCCGCTGGAGGAGAGCCGGCGACGTGTCGAGCGGTACCTGACCGGGCGCGGCGGCGATTCGGGCGGGGTCGCGCCACTGGTGCGCGTGCTCGGCGAACGCGACCTCGTCTACGCCGCGCCGGAACCACCCGCGGCGGGCCTGGTGATTCCCGTCCAGTTGTACGATCACGCCGCGATCGTCGGCCCTCTCGGGCCGGCCGACGGCTCGCGCGCGCCGTGCTTCCACTGCGTCGCGATGCGCTGGCAGAAGCTGCGCCAGGACCTGCGCCGCGATGTTCTGGAGCTTCGCGGTGAGCGGATGGGCGCGGTGGCGCCGATGCCGCACCTGACACCGTTCGCGCTGGAAGAGCTGTACCAGCTGGTCCGGGCGCTGGCCGAGCCCGAAGGCCGCTCGGCCGAACGCACCAGGCACGGGTTCCGCTACGTCTACGAACTGCAGTTGGACACCCTTCACCTGCGGCGGCACCCGATCGTCGCCGACTCCACCTGCCCGGTCTGCGGACCCGCTGGCGACGACACCCGACCGGCCTTCCCCGGCCTGTCGTCGCGGATGAAGCCCGATCCCGACAGCGACCGCGTACGGTCGGTGCACGAGCACGACCTGGCGCTGGACGCCATCGCCAACCCCGCCTGCGGGATGCTGGGCAAGCGGGCCGACGCGAAGCTGTCCACCACGACCACCGCCACCGTGTCCGGACATCTCGCGGTCCGCGGCAACCCCCGGCTGCTCAACTTCTTCTGGAACGGGCACGCCGACAGCTACGCGGACAGTACCCTGCTGGCGGCGTGTGAGGGCCTGGAACGGTACTCGGGCCTGATTCGGGGTGGCACCGCGACAGCGGTCGTCGACAGCCACGCCAACCTGTCGGCGCCGTCGGTGGACCCGCTGGTGAGCGGCGTCCACAGCGACGAGTTCTACGCCACCGCGCCGGCGCACTTCACGCGGTACACGCCCGATCTGTCCATCCCGTGGGTGTGGGGGCACTCCCTGCGCGACGACCAGCCGGTACTGGTTCCGGAACAGTGTGTGTACTACCTGCTGAGCCGGAACTACCCGAACTTCGCGCAGGAGTCGTCGAACGGCTGCGCCAGCGGCGGCTGCCTGGAGGAGGCGATCCTGCACGGCGCGCTGGAGGTCATCGAACGCGACGCGTTCCTGCTCGCCTGGTTCGGCGGCGCCGCCCTGCCCCAGATCGACCCCGCGACGGTGCGCGACCCCGCCACCCGGGCGCTGATCGACCGCATGTGGCTGCTGGGCTACGACATCCACCTGCTCGACACCCGGATCGACCTGCCCTTCCCGGTCGTCACCGCGATGGCACGGCGCCGGCCGGGCGGCGACGGTCTCGGCGCGCGGTGCCTGTCCGCGGCGGCCAGCTTCGACCCCGAGGAAGCCGTGAAGTCGGCCGTGCGGGAGGTCGCCACCTACATCGCGGACTTCCCGGACCGCACCGCCCGCAAGCGCGAACGACTCGAACCGATGACGCGCGACTACAGCCGTGTCGTCGACATCTACGACCACCCCGCCCTCTACGGGCTCCCGGAGATGGCCGGGCACACCGACATGCTGCTGGGCGGCGGCGAGCGGAGCGCCATGAGCGAGGTCTTCGGCGAGTGGGAGCACCACATCCGCCCCCGCACCCCCGACCTCACCGACGACGTCCGGTTCTGCCGGGACCGGCTGGCTGAGGCGGGTTTCGACATGGTGGTGGTGGACCAGACCAGCCCGGAACAGGCGGCGTTCGGCACACGCACGGCCGCTGTTACCGTTCCGGGCATGCTGCCCATCGACTTCGGCTGGGACAAACAGCGGGCGCCGTACATGCCCCGCATGCGGACCGCGTTCCGCCGTGCGGGCTGGCGCGAGACCGACCTCGACCCGTCGGAGTTGCACCTGGTTCCGCACCCGTTCATGTGAGGGAGCGATGACCACGAGCGCGAGCGCAGTCAGCGAGTACCTGCGGGCGGTCCTGCACCGGACGCGGCACTCGATGGATCCGCCGGGCTTCCGGATCGACTGGGCCGACCAGCCGTGGCGGCACAAGGTCTATCCCGGCGTGGACCGGCTCCCGTTGCCCGTCGATGGCACGGCGCCCGGGGGCACCCTCGCCGACACCCTGTGGCAGCCGGACGCGACGCCCCCCGAAGCGCCGTTGCCGCTGCGGTCCCTCGCGGGGATGCTGCGGGACTCCTACGGCGTCCTGGGGCGCAAGGTCCGGGTGAACGGTAACCACGACGACGACGTGCAGGGGAGCTTCCGCCACGCCCACTGGTTCCGCGGCGCGGCAGCGGGCGGGGGCCTGTACCCGTGCGAGATCTACTGGGTGGTGGGCCCCGGCGGGGACGTGCGGCCCGGCGTCTACCACTACGCGGCACCGCACCACGCGCTGCGCCCCCTGCTCGCTGGCAACGTGGCGCCGCGGGTGCGCGCGGCCCTGGGCGACCCACCCGGTTCCGCAACCGGTGAGCAGTTCTTGCTGGTCACCGTGCGGTTCTGGAAGAACGCGTTCAAGTACAACAACTTCTCCTACCACTGCGTGACCATGGACGTGGGCGCACTGTTGTACACCTGGGTGCTGTGGGCCCGTGCCGCGGGCGTGGCGCTGCGTACGGCGTTCTGGTTCGACGAGGTGGCGCTGGACGACCTACTCGGCCTGGACCCGATGGTCGAGAGCGCCCTTGCCGTGGTGCCGCTGCCCGGCCCGCCAGGGGGGTCAGCGGCGGAGCTCACCGCCGACACCGCGCGGGTGTCCCGGCGGCCGGCCGAGCGGTCCCGCACGGTGACCCGGTTCCCGTGGCTGGAGGAGGTGCA includes the following:
- a CDS encoding ABC transporter ATP-binding protein; protein product: MTETVEIRALAKTFGTTRALDGLDMSVHAGEVHGFLGPNGAGKSTTLRVLLGLVRPDAGTVRLLGQDPWHRAVELHRRMVYVPGDVTLWPTLTGGEVIDLLGRLRGGADRQRRDDLVRRFALDPGKRCRTYSTGNRQKVALVAALASDAELLVLDEPTAGLDPLMEAVFRECVAEERARGRTVLLSSHILGEVEAVCDRVTIIRDGATVEAGTLAQLRHLTRSSVSAEVAAAPSGLSDLAGVHDLRTEGHQVRCQVDTARIGDVLVHLHALGIVDVTVQPPTLEELFLRHYQAEPAGEGEVSGVSR
- a CDS encoding TetR/AcrR family transcriptional regulator; its protein translation is MYPVNRSGDRPPEDLTARARIRDAALAQFAERGYTGTTIKSVAEAAGVSVGLVQHHFGTKEELRRACDTYAVETMGNLDSYGVTGGGSTNPDALAKVFEWGPLVVRYIGRAMVDGSPSAAAFFDSGADATEEFLSRTWPERFPPGSAKTRDTAAVMAAMHHATVVLHEHLSRRMGVDVLATENTARIGLAMFDVYTSMAEFAASDAGERVREAAHNHQRETSAPPRKEDGHDRDS
- a CDS encoding MarR family winged helix-turn-helix transcriptional regulator, which produces MASGYPPSMLSRVSFVLGKLHLRCLERESGELGALGIDVKQHAVLSVLADEGPMTQQELGQRLGIDRTTIVTVVDGLDRAGLLERRRSPTDRRAHLLTLTPAGRHTQQQGQHRVADAERALLGTLDETERRTLIDLLSRALDGR
- a CDS encoding zinc-binding dehydrogenase, translated to MRVVRATRFGGSEVLEPGQAPDRVAGPGQAVVRVAAADTLFLDIVIRRGSAGPWGVRPPYVPGAGIAGEVSSVGPGVDAAWVGRRVAVKSGTGGPRPQVETIAQAAARTTPTGGYAEHAVVAEEAMIPVPEALGLREAAALVNDGLTAMLLAEAARVRPGERVLVTPAGGGLGCLLVQLAHAAGARVFAGAGDPRKLELARELGAAVTVDYARPGWTDRLREAAGGAGMDVVLDGVGGEVGRSSFGLAGRGGRFVAFGSPSGGFTAVSAQEAGADEVRVISILDLEWTPADERRLPEQALHAAAEGRIRPVIGQTFPLEKAAEAHAAIEARDVVGKTLLLP
- a CDS encoding YrhK family protein, whose amino-acid sequence is MCPAGDDRSLRIKLGREELVIRQRYEVVSIANDILIAVWFTIGSVMFFSPEWTTLGTWFFLLGSVQLLIRPAIRLSRHLHLRRVRGMAPGTTGQSGQEF
- a CDS encoding DUF1697 domain-containing protein is translated as MARYVALLRGVNVGKHNRVAMARLRELLEGLGYQEVRTLLQSGNAVFSAPGRPTAQLASEIQQRLASELGLTVDVTVRTAPELRAVVAANPLDVGDPARFLVVFLPRAPEPEQLARVTAEARPSEEMRVGERELYLWCPQGIREARLPLAVQRHLGGTARNWTTTAKLADLAES
- a CDS encoding TOMM precursor leader peptide-binding protein, producing MGKFQTTVPTADEASMLGVRPRARHDVMYAQTNRGVYLHCSDTQFALTGPTTYRLVSSILPYLDGRSTVAELCDGLTEANRTAVIRLLRTLIDRGFVRDQAAGQEPRLPRETLDEFAPLVNYVEHYVDDAANRFADFLDTRVLILGGSAIGPATAASLRRNGLPDANVRVVDPAGSGSLDGYDPRAFEVTVVTSDAAAVLPRIEAGDGPVVLPIMLVGRYAVLGPMVRPGAAPCWTCARLRLGANLPPELAADMWRESALPGLPASAATIEEPVGRMLGNALAFDVFRLRTGANPAETDGALLIQDLDTLETTRTPVHPHPACPRCGALAPPAAPAPDAAEDATEEERRQARQAPLFGRHAGVLHGYADDPLPQSPLRVGRVRFGAPARLENGARDITAFDLYTTLGARVRAFSAAALCYVDAVRTGHALPATPEPTTEPVPAGRLATRTGLPDDTAAGPWLPATSLVSGDERAVPAAAVYPYSELNGAMVVERTAAGGGCGETLAEARLAGLLSALTHRGLGAAAAGQQCGTIAVAQFEGGDGDATTGTAIAFLLRALGRFEGETALLDLPAAEPAHAVLARHAGTGAWATGSGLSRDAAVLAALRDLLGLLQLGAGDPGGAEGPDLGNVLLAGFDPRAVACAPAGPRPDTTEEGLVAGVRAAGHDALVVETTPMDLHGAGFRTVRVLFVP
- a CDS encoding TOMM precursor leader peptide-binding protein, with amino-acid sequence MSTAAEPATPLEESRRRVERYLTGRGGDSGGVAPLVRVLGERDLVYAAPEPPAAGLVIPVQLYDHAAIVGPLGPADGSRAPCFHCVAMRWQKLRQDLRRDVLELRGERMGAVAPMPHLTPFALEELYQLVRALAEPEGRSAERTRHGFRYVYELQLDTLHLRRHPIVADSTCPVCGPAGDDTRPAFPGLSSRMKPDPDSDRVRSVHEHDLALDAIANPACGMLGKRADAKLSTTTTATVSGHLAVRGNPRLLNFFWNGHADSYADSTLLAACEGLERYSGLIRGGTATAVVDSHANLSAPSVDPLVSGVHSDEFYATAPAHFTRYTPDLSIPWVWGHSLRDDQPVLVPEQCVYYLLSRNYPNFAQESSNGCASGGCLEEAILHGALEVIERDAFLLAWFGGAALPQIDPATVRDPATRALIDRMWLLGYDIHLLDTRIDLPFPVVTAMARRRPGGDGLGARCLSAAASFDPEEAVKSAVREVATYIADFPDRTARKRERLEPMTRDYSRVVDIYDHPALYGLPEMAGHTDMLLGGGERSAMSEVFGEWEHHIRPRTPDLTDDVRFCRDRLAEAGFDMVVVDQTSPEQAAFGTRTAAVTVPGMLPIDFGWDKQRAPYMPRMRTAFRRAGWRETDLDPSELHLVPHPFM
- a CDS encoding SagB family peptide dehydrogenase encodes the protein MTTSASAVSEYLRAVLHRTRHSMDPPGFRIDWADQPWRHKVYPGVDRLPLPVDGTAPGGTLADTLWQPDATPPEAPLPLRSLAGMLRDSYGVLGRKVRVNGNHDDDVQGSFRHAHWFRGAAAGGGLYPCEIYWVVGPGGDVRPGVYHYAAPHHALRPLLAGNVAPRVRAALGDPPGSATGEQFLLVTVRFWKNAFKYNNFSYHCVTMDVGALLYTWVLWARAAGVALRTAFWFDEVALDDLLGLDPMVESALAVVPLPGPPGGSAAELTADTARVSRRPAERSRTVTRFPWLEEVHRSTLERATERPGESDFAAAAVGDPVGDGEVALPDPDSDALRTDLRDVLRARRSSFGLQAAEPPLAAADLATILATCGHGRHIPADFRGADGEPPLTRLAVFANHVAGVGSGAYLYSAGRHALVPVPGNPVNPFLQQHYVLDNYNLEQVAAVLVVLARTQAAVETVGARAYRAVNAEVGAVAQSAYLVSAALGVGCGVALGLDNIAFAERLGVAETQERPYLLLMIGHERAVQADVTDRFG